In Daphnia magna isolate NIES linkage group LG5, ASM2063170v1.1, whole genome shotgun sequence, a single genomic region encodes these proteins:
- the LOC116923366 gene encoding uncharacterized protein LOC116923366: MRIKCCVLFCHSTTYGKNEETLNFFSWPKDENVIELWLNAFSSNSCVTGFTKNFKLLKSLRICSLHFEKKCINEKNKKLLPNAVPTIFQLPTKATNVRGETITTPFSNVTGQSCQQLEPHRSDAQNSTVFDHPEDNHYEQDLYSNYRSSTPASNHNSGFMDEEVVSLINSARNHNVMKEVDASKTVTEMSEKVMDINDLKTTGNIKSIDPLRKMRILVKLSKTKISKFSKIPLKNNRMLVRKLRRHVNGLEKKLKDIENLIGLQVINLCKSEERMTDAVKALVNVFEEELDKHSEHNAQADVVVVRM, translated from the exons ATGAGGATTAAATGCTGTGTTTTATTTTGTCACAGTACAACCTACGGTAAAAACGAAGAAacactaaattttttttcatggccTAAAGACGAGAATGTCATTGAGCTGTGGCTCAATGCATTCTCGTCTAACAGTTGTGTTACTGGATTTACTAAGAATTTCAAGCTACTAAAATCCTTAAGaatatgcagtttacattttgaaaaaaaatgtatcaatgaaaaaaataaaaaactattgcCAAATGCTGTACCAACCATATTTCAACTTCCTACGAAG GCAACAAACGTGAGGGGAGAGACAATCACAACACCGTTCTCAAATGTCACTGGACAATCATGTCAACAACTAGAGCCTCATCGTTCTGATGCCCAAAACTCCACA GTTTTCGACCATCCAGAGGACAATCACTATGAACAAGATTTGTATTCTAATTATCGATCTTCAACACCTGCAAGCAACCATAATAGTGGCTTTATGGACGAAGAAGTAGTATCACTAATAAATTCCGCTCGGAACCACAATGTTATGAAAGAAGTTGATGCAAGTAAGACTGTTACTGAAATGTCCGAAAAGGTCATGGATATCAACGACTTGAAAACAACAGGAAATATAAAATCCATAGACCCATTACGAAAGATGAGAATATTGGTGAAACttagcaaaacaaaaatatctaAATTCTCAAAGATTCCtttgaaaaacaacagaaTGTTGGTTAGAAAACTTCGACGTCACGTTAATGGTCTGGAGAAAAAGTTGAAGGACATCGAAAATTTAATAGGATTACAAGTCATTAATCTATGTAAATCCGAGGAGCGGATGACAGATGCTGTCAAAGCTTTAGTAAATGTTTTTGAAGAAGAACTCGACAAACACTCAGAACATAATGCACAAgctgatgttgttgttgttcgtaTGTAA
- the LOC116931334 gene encoding secreted RxLR effector protein 161-like — protein sequence MTDCKPTSLPANPNNRPSPTMAPKSEEERLQMEKTPLREAIGSLMYLMATTRPDIALAVNQVAAFVSNPGPDQWEATKQIFSYLAGTANYGIFYGGPMLCNESSPLHGFTDANFAEDLVACKSTTGILFTFHGGPISWGSRLQQATALSTTDAEFYAASEGTRETVWLKALLTELDVNVGKIPIHCDSRCAISIIEDPENHQRVKHIEV from the coding sequence ATGACTGACTGCAAACCCACGTCTCTTCCTGCTAATCCAAATAACCGACCCTCTCCAACAATGGCACCAAAGTCAGAGGAAGAACGCCTTCAAATGGAGAAGACACCATTACGTGAAGCAATCGGATCACTCATGTACTTGATGGCAACGACTCGGCCTGATATTGCCCTGGCAGTTAATCAAGTGGCTGCGTTTGTGTCCAACCCAGGACCAGACCAATGGGAAGcgacaaaacaaattttctccTACTTAGCTGGGACAGCTAATTACGGGATTTTCTATGGAGGTCCAATGTTGTGCAATGAATCTTCACCACTACACGGCTTCACGGATGCCAACTTCGCTGAAGATCTCGTCGCATGCAAGTCAACGACCGGAATTCTCTTCACTTTCCATGGAGGTCCAATCTCTTGGGGTAGCAGACTGCAGCAGGCCACAGCACTATCAACGACTGATGCTGAGTTCTATGCTGCCTCGGAAGGAACAAGAGAAACCGTGTGGCTAAAGGCGCTCTTGACTGAATTAGATGTTAACGTTGGCAAAATTCCCATCCATTGTGATAGCAGGTGTGCCATTAGTATCATTGAAGATCCAGAGAATCACCAACGGGTGAAACACATTGAAGTTTAA